A stretch of DNA from Cannabis sativa cultivar Pink pepper isolate KNU-18-1 chromosome X, ASM2916894v1, whole genome shotgun sequence:
ATCACCAATGCATGCTTCATTGCCTGTTGCACATGCTATATTCTCATCACTTAGGCCTTATAAACTGAACGTTCCTGAGGCCTCTAGAGACCGTTGTCTGGGAACAGCTGTGGAGGTTGCTCTTGCTATAATTCAGGGACCATCTGCAGAAATATCTCGGGGGGTAATAAAAAGGTCTGGAGGTAATAGTAGGATTATTGTCTGTGCTGGTGGACCTAATACATATGGCCCTGGATCTGTTCCTCATTCCTTCAGTCACCCAAATTATCCTCATATGGAGAAGTTGGCTTTGAAATGGATGGAAAATTTAGGTCAAGAGGCTCATAGGCACAATACAGTTGTGGACATTCTATGTGCTGGTACGTGTCCTGTTAGGATTCCTGTTTTACAGCCGCTAGCAAAAGCGTCTGGAGGTGTTTTGGTTCTTCATGATGACTTTGGAGAGGCCTTTGGTGTTAATTTGCAAAGAGCGGCTACCAGGGCTGCAGGTTCTCATGGTTTGCTGGAAATTCGCTGTTCTGATGATATTCTTATAACTCAGGTTGTGGGTCCTGGTGAAGAGGCACATGTTGACACTCATGAAACCTTCAAGAATGATACTTCTCTTTGTATACAAATGCTTAGTGTTGAAGAAACACAGAGCTTTTCACTCTCTATGGAAACCAAAGGAGATATTAAGAGTGATTATGTGTTTTTTCAGTTTGCAATTCAGTATTCAAATGTGTATCAAGCTGACatatcaagagtaattactGTTAGATTGCCAGTTGTTACAAGTGTTTCCGCATATCTCCAGAGTGTTCAAGATGAAGTAGCGGCAGTCCTTATTGCCAAGAGGACCCTTCTTAGAGCAAAAAACTATTCTGATGCAATTGACATGCGAAAAACAATAGATGAAAGAATTAAAGACATTGCCCTGAAATTTGGGTCTCAAGTACCAAAATCAAAACTCTATCGTTTCTCCAAGGAGATCTCTTTATTACCAGAGCTCCTATTTCATCTTAGACGAGGACCCCTTTTAGGAAGTATTGTTGGGCACGAAGATGAGAGGTCTGTACTGCGCAACTTATTTTTGAATGCATCCTTTGATCTTTCACTTCGTATGATTGCACCTCGATGTCTAATGCACCGAGAAGGAGGAACTTTTGAGGAACTACCAGCTTATGACCTTGCTATGCAGTCTGATGCAGCAGTAGTTCTTGACCATGGTACAGATGTCTTTATTTGGTTGGTATGTAACTTGGCTCATGTTTTTTCTTCTCTGTGATGGATCTATTTATCTTGCCtgtctcttttttcttcttatgtTTGTTAGGACTTACAAGATCTGAGttatggaaagaaaaaaaaaataaaataaattaagtagtGATTGAATGAAATTTACTTGCAGTCTAAGTATTTAATGTTTAGGTTTGACTGCCCCCATTTTCCTTGTTATAAGTGTGATAAGAAATCTAGGGATAAGGAAAAACAAGAGAGACTACTAGATGGCATATGCCATATCACTTATTTGTTAATTGTTTTTATTATAACCAATTGGAGAGAGTACTGTTATTTACTAATTTTTCCATTGCATCTTTTTTTGCCCCTTATAACTCCTTTTCAACATTGTTCCACATTTTTTGTGAAATTCAGGGTGCTGAACTTGCAGCTGATGAAGGGAAAAGTGCAGCTGCTTTGGCAGCTTGCAGGACATTAGCCGAAGAACTAACTGAACAGCGGTTTCCTGCCCCTCGCATCCTTGCATTCAAGGTTTTTCTTCTAAACCTTAATAGTGTTTGTTAGTTATTGTTCTAGACTAGTGTATGGAAATTAAGATAAGCTCTTCTTTATGGACGTTGTACAGGAGGGAAGCTCTCAGGCCAGATATTTTGTTTCTCGTCTCATACCGGCACACAGGGATCCTCCATATGAACAGGTGAGAAGAGTGAGAGAAAGGAAATAGTGTTAATTCTTATGTCTTGATCCCCTAAATAAAGTGCACGGTTTTCCCTTTAACACATTCAACTGAAatctctttcaaaaaaaaacattcaACTGAAATGAGTGTTGTTATACATTGCAGGAGGCAAGATTCCCGCAGTTACGATCCTTAACAATAGAGCAGCGGACAAAGCTGAAAAGCAGCTTTATTCATTTTGATGATCCCAGCTTGTGCGAGTGGTTGCGCAGCCTGAAGGTAGTGCCGCCAGAGCCTAGCTAGCTAGCAAGATGCCTCAAAAGATGGTCTTTTTTTGATACAACAGAGCTTGATAGTTGATGAGGAGGGAGTCTCCACAGTTGCTTCTTACAATCACTGCTGGAGTCTTAAGACCCTTCTTTGTGTTTCcaatgctttttattttttttccctttatATATAAAAGGGGGAAACTGTTCCCCAGTTGGTCATGTTAAGTGAAAGAGTAGCCAAGTTATACACAATATTGGGAAGTAGGGAACCGAGAATAGTGACTTGaccacattttttttctctctttttctagACTCGAGGAGTGTTGGTAAATGgtaatcttaatatttattgatcAATTACAAATTTCATTTTTGAACAGAGTGGATACATTTGAATTTTGCTTACTCCAGTTTCATTTTTTCTCTTTCAAAGTTAGCTATTGATAATTTGATATTATTAAAACATGAGCATAACAAGTAAATAAATGGCTGCTATTGAATTATTAAAAGTTGCAAACATGCAATGGTGACCGTCGGATCAGAGGCTTAatgtttataaatttataaattatccaaataataatacttttata
This window harbors:
- the LOC133032717 gene encoding protein transport protein SEC23 A-like; this encodes MANPPQPNVGYSNNPSYSSESSTSLSEKTPIPPPLISPKFPPPTFQQDQTAISPSIRSPPNVLSSSNGVKSGSPISHLSTPPGPPVFTSPVRPAAVPFRASPVTPQPLAFSSGSSIPTSSPPQFSNGLVDFQHQGVPEDSAHVGEAPFVLFSAHKVLKQKKQANVPSLGFGALISPGKEISPGPQIIQRDPHRCQSCGAYANIYCSVLLGSGQWQCIICRKLNGSEGEYIAPSKEDLLNFPELASTMVDYVQTGNKRPGFVPVSDSRTSAPIVLVIDECLDEPHLQHLQSSLHAFVDSLPPTTRIGIVLYGRTVSVYDFSEELVASADVLPGEKSPSQESLKGLIYGTGIYLSPMHASLPVAHAIFSSLRPYKLNVPEASRDRCLGTAVEVALAIIQGPSAEISRGVIKRSGGNSRIIVCAGGPNTYGPGSVPHSFSHPNYPHMEKLALKWMENLGQEAHRHNTVVDILCAGTCPVRIPVLQPLAKASGGVLVLHDDFGEAFGVNLQRAATRAAGSHGLLEIRCSDDILITQVVGPGEEAHVDTHETFKNDTSLCIQMLSVEETQSFSLSMETKGDIKSDYVFFQFAIQYSNVYQADISRVITVRLPVVTSVSAYLQSVQDEVAAVLIAKRTLLRAKNYSDAIDMRKTIDERIKDIALKFGSQVPKSKLYRFSKEISLLPELLFHLRRGPLLGSIVGHEDERSVLRNLFLNASFDLSLRMIAPRCLMHREGGTFEELPAYDLAMQSDAAVVLDHGTDVFIWLGAELAADEGKSAAALAACRTLAEELTEQRFPAPRILAFKEGSSQARYFVSRLIPAHRDPPYEQEARFPQLRSLTIEQRTKLKSSFIHFDDPSLCEWLRSLKVVPPEPS